One Oncorhynchus kisutch isolate 150728-3 linkage group LG30, Okis_V2, whole genome shotgun sequence genomic window, ATGCACCTGGCTTTTTGAGAACCGTCCCATCAACACGATAAACGACAAGGAGGAAAATGGCCCAGACATGCATTGTGTCAATGACATCGAGGGTGGTGACGTCcataacaagaagttcatcttcgAAACATTCTCTCTCGACAAGATCCATGATAAAGATCAGTTTCTGGAACACAAGTCGGAATCCGTGGAAAAGCCAGTGAGCAACGTCGACGTCAAGTCCAGCACCATGCTATTTGAGTCCCAGCCACTGTACGCCATTAGAGACAAGGAAGGCCAGTTCCACGAGGTTACCACAGTCCAGAAGGAGGAAGTGATGAGTGGCGATGTGAGAGGAGCTCGGTGGATGTTCGAGACGAAGCCCCTCGATGCCATCAAGGCGGAAAAGGAGATCTACGTGATCCGAGCTGTCACCCAGGAAGATGTAAAAAAGGGTGATGTCAAGTCAGCCAGGTGGAAGTTTGAGACCCAGCCTCTGGACTCCCTAACAGCTAAGGAGGAAGACGAGGAACCCACAGTCAAGGTTGTGGAAGACTTCGGAAACCGAACTGTGAAGCTCAACAAACAGCTCTTCGAGTCTGACCAGTCAGCCAGTAAGAAGTGTGTGAGGATGGTTAGTGTGACAGACATTCAGCAAGGCGATGTCAGGACGTCCACCTGGCTCTTTGAGAACCAGCCCATCGACAGGCTGAAGGGAGAGCCAGAGGAGCAGGGCCCTGTCCAGATGgtccacagggaagacaaccagaAAGGTGAGGTGAAACGCTGCACGTGGCTGTTTGAATCCCAGACACTGGACAAGATCAAGGATCCCGAATCCAATGTGAATGCAGCACAGGTCATTGAGGAGGAGATCCCAAAAGCAGACGTGAAGAGCACAACCTGGCTGTTCGAGACCACACCCTTAGACAAAATTGTCACAGTTGAAAGTGTGATTGACACGCTGTCTCGTCTACATCAGCTCGAATTCATCCACTCAAGTGGAATCTTAATAGAGGCAAAAGAGGTCACAAACGTCAACATGGTGAAATACCAATTTATTAAAACCGAGGGAGCACAGATTCAGAAGGAGGAGATAGTTGAAGGGAACATCAGAAACATCATGCTACAGTTATTGTCCAGATCGACCCTGAAGCCCCAGATCACTCTCTTAAAAGAGGTAGAACAGGGCAAAGTTCAGACAACAGTATTAGAAGTCGCAGTCAACCAGCCAGCATCAACAAACCAAGACAACGATCAAAGTGTACAGAAACTTATCGAAAGCTTGCTTGTTCAAGATAAGCTGATGAAGAAGGGGATCATCATGCAGGAATCTGAGGGAGGACATGTAGAGATGACTGTTTACTTACTTCTCTGTCAAACTAAAATGGATAGTCAAGAGATTACAAGGGGAGATGTGAAGTCAACTATAGGCAACCTGTTAGCTACTGCTAACAATCAGAGGACAACCGCTTCATGTAGACTAGATGAAAATGAAAAGGGAAATGTCGACTTATACAGGAGTTGCATCGAGAAAGGAGATCTCCAAAAACTGAAGAGTCTTCAAATACAGCAATCAGAATTGGATGAACTTGACCTCATGACAAAGGAACAGATTGAGATTGTGCAAGGCGATGTGAAGGAGGCGAAGAAAAATCTTCAGAAACAGAAGGATCAAGTGGAACGTACCATTTCAGACGTCTTACCAGGGGATGTGAAGAATGCCAAAAGAGTCTTTTCTACAGAGGGTTCCATTGACCTTAGTGTTGAAAACTGCATTTCTAAAGAAGAGATCATCCGTGGGGATATCTCCTCAGCTAAGCAGCAACTTGCTTTAAAACAGACTCTCTCTATGGAAAAGGAGGAAATCGTAGCCGGTGACATCAAAGCTACTCTGCAGTCTTTAGAAAGAGCAAAGCAACAGAGTATGCACTTGGAGCGCGATACCATAACCCCGGGAACTATCTATGACATGGATCTAGCAACACAGGGGCCGGAATCAGAGGGAAACCAGACACAGAAAGAGGAAATTGTATCGGGAGATGTGAAGGCAGCGAAGCAGTCCCTTGAGCTGGCAAAGAACCAGAGTCTATGTGTGGAGCGTGACATCATCGTGCCGGGAAAAATATACAACGTCAACATCTCATCTCAAGGACAGAGCTCGACGACAGTGAGGCAGTCTGCGTCTTCGTCAACCTCCAGAGGCCAGCGGATCACGACGACTTTCCGAAAGGTCAGTGACGCAGAGAGAGATCAGGAGAAAATTGAGGCTTGCCAACAGGGCTACGTGTCAAGGAGTTCAGATGTCATACATGTTAGCACAGCGGATTCACCGCCAGCGGTTTCCGGCAGCACACAAACCCACCCTTATGTAAACTCAGAGTTTGATGATATTGAGAGGACAGGGACAGAAGAGGCAGAAGCAGAAGTGGTGAGAGGAGATATAAAAGCTGCTATTAGGTCTCTGCACAGTGCTGCGACAGAGCAGAGACCCCTAGTAGACAAACAGGAAATTGTAAGAGGTAATATGCAGATGGCGCTGCAATATCTTGAAAAGTCTAGTATAAATGTGTCCAAAGGAGACTATAAAGCTGCCATGCTATACAGGAACTCAGGTTATGCAGGGAGCAGAAAGAAAAGGGATGCAGAGACTGTGAAAAAGCAGTGTGTTGTAGTATCTATGCCTCCATCTGACACTGAATTGTCTCCTTCGGTTTCAGTAACCCTTGGCGAACCACCAGCCAGCGCAGCACAGACTTCAGCAACTGTCACTTTTACAAATCTTGATGAAAACCCTAAAACACCCTCCACGGAAGCCCTAAGGCCACCTCCACTTCCTCCCAAAGCAAATGACAAAACACAATACCAGAAGCCGGCTCTACCACCAAAACCACAATGCTCAAAACAAACACCCAGCGACGCAACAGATAATCCCACCCCTCCTCCAAAAACACCTAGCCCGATTAAAGGTAACCAGCAAAGCCCAGTCATTCCCCCAAAAATGAAACCAGGGaacccatctccccctcctctgcctcaGAAACCTTCATCAAATAGACAACAAACCACAAAGGACTCGCAACCCAAATGTACCAAAAAAGCAAAGCAGAACTCCCCTCAGGCCAGTGCTACCAATAACATCCCAGCCGAGTACAAAAAGTCAGGTCAGCTTAAGCAAAAGCGGGAACAGAAAAACATTGGAACAACATTGGCAGTTGATCATCATTCGGCCATGTCAAATGGCATTAAAAATGAGATGGACAGAAACGTAATACAGAAAATCAATGCAGCAAAAGAAATCCGAATGTGCATGCAGAGCTACACAGAAGATGGTGATGTACAACAGGAAATAAACACAGACTTTCAGGTCGCAATCCAAAACTTCAGGGGGAAGGAGAAGAATGTTGTGGACACAGCCCCTGTGCTGCCAAATAAGATCAAAGTAATTCGGGAAAAGGTCAACCAAGAAAAACAGGTCACCAAAAACACCAACATACAACAGGAGATAAACCCCTCTACTGTGCAGCAGGGGAGAGCAGATATTCACAATCAGGGCTGCAATACAGATCTCCAAGAACCCTACTCCCCAACTACGACAGATAGACTTTCAATGAGCCAACATAACAGTGACAAGCTGCCAGGAGGAGCATCCATAACAGTGACGAGCTGCCAAGAGGAGCATCACCAGAGACCTGAGGACAAAGTAGTTCTGAGgaagaagaaagaaaagaaagagaccGAGGACCAGCGACGTCAGAGGCTGTCTGTTCACAAAGATGACATTATGAGAGGGAACGTGAAGGCAGCGATGGAGATATTCGAGAATCTGAGGAAACGAGAGGAACTCAAGACGATCCTGTCTCAAGTtcaagagatagagggagagaccagggaaGTGGATGTCAGTTCATTAAAGAGCTTATTCGAGAATGTACCCGCTTGGATAGTCACGCCTtgtaaacatacaaagcaaagtCACACAAAAGGGGAAAAGAAAGTTGAAATAGAGTCAGTGAGCAATGATATGGAAAGTGGATCTTCGGTAGAGACTGTATTCGGAGACCTAGAAAAGGCAAGCAAAGATATAATGCATTTGAAAGAGCAGACGTTAGCAAAACTCATTGACATAGAGGAGGCGATCAGAAAGGCTTTGTATTCTGTATCCAATTTAAAATCTGAGGCTGATATCGCAGGTTTATCAGGACTATTCAACGAATCCTTGCAGACCGAGCAAAGCCATCAACCCACCAACAACATAAGAAAAATCAGTATCGCATCCACCAAGGCCACTAAGGCCAAAACAGAACCAGTTAGGGAGGCATCTGAGGGGAAAACGAAAGGTGTATCAGGATCGTCAGAAAGATCAGAGTCAACCTCACTCTCTCCGGTACTTGACAAGCCCCAAATCAAACAAAGCTCtacctccccatcctctccatcattcaTCTCCATTCACTCTGCTGCCAGGAAGCCTGTAGAACAGCCAAAGTCATCACAGCCACAGTTCTCATCATTCAAGCCTAAACCAGAGCGGTGTCCTTCCCCAAGCTCCCATGGAGCCAATGGTGACCTGGGTCAACAATCTGCCTCTGATTCCCCAAACCACTTCTACAGTCCTGCTAGTCCAAGACGAAAGGTCAGCATTTTGGAGGTGCAAACTGTCCCTGAGACTGTTCCTGCCGGAATCATTGGCACAAAGACGGTCAGTGAGAAATACGAGGAGATGGACTGCTTCGGCAACACATTCGTCTCGTCAAAGACTTCGACGTTTGTCACAAAGCACTCTGAGAAGTTTGGAGTAGTCACCAGTCCAACCAGGTATGAAGTCGTGACATCCCCTATCATGCAAAGGTCTGGTCATCCCTTTTCAGAAAATGCCAAAGAAGGTGGTACGGTTTTTGTAACATTTGGTCAACCAAAACCTGGAAAACTTTGAAATGACACATTTAATGTAGCATGGTTTGCAAAAACAATTTAATTGATGTATTATTGTAACCTACATGTATCCAGTATGGCCCATTTAGTTAATTATGTCATATAAATATTTCTTCTTAGCTGCAAATTATGTTACCATAATTATTAAAAGATTTGTATAGACAGTATTGGTGTTAAATTGTGTCTCATGGACTTTTTGAACTGTAACTATAGTCAAATGTTTTGTCCTTTTATCAAATAATTGCAATATGTTTGATATATTTTCTGTTGTGTAAATTATCAATAAATATTGTATTAAATAATgatatttacatttgacatttacaTTTTACTCATTTAGTAGACACTCTCATGTCCAGAGCAACTTATTTGCAACTTATTTGCTCTAAGTGTGGATATTTCTCATACTTTCTTCTGTCCAGACATTGTTTGCACCATTTTGGGAACGATCGCCAACACCATCACAACATTGCCGAAGTCAATTAAAAACAACATAACTCTGATTACATGCTCATAGTCCACTTTGGGTACAGCAAATTATGAACAGCTACAGTATCTATGCATTTAGTGAAAAACTGTGTAAATATATGGTATAACAGTACAATCATCATCACATTGTTGCTATCGTCATAGTTTCAGTCCCCTGAGAAGGAGATATGCTCCGCCTGCCTGACACCTGTCTACCCCatggagaaaatggtggccaataAACTGGTGCTTCACAACAGCTGCTTCTGCTGCAAACATTGTAAAAAGAAGCTCAGGTGAGATATTTCCTGTGATACCGGTATATCCAAtgcaaatcaatcaatcaatcaatcaatcaatcaatcaatcaataaacaaATATAGAATTGACCATTACATGAGATATGCAACCACCCATGATCTTTAATGTGTGAATTCTCAAAATCTATTTCTAATTGGAGTCATTCTAAAGCATTTTAAAAGGAATGAGAAACTAAATCAagtaaacaaaaataaaataaattcattTCTAATAGGCCTACAACATGACTATATATGTTTGTTTTTGACTTCATTGCAGCATTCGAAACTATTCATCTCTTTATGGAGAGTTTTACTGCATTTCCCACTACGACCAGCTTTTTAAAAGGAAGGGAAATTATGATGAGGGGTTTGGGCACAAACAACACAAAGATCGCTGGCTTCCAAAGCCCCAAGAACCTGAACCAGATAACAAGAATGACAAGAAAATCCCCAAAGGCTCTACAAGGTCTAAAGGCCCTAAAGCTAACATGGCAGTTGGTGATTTTGTTGATGGTTTAGCAGAGCCCTCTGCAGGTGTCAGTCAGGGAAAGTCAGTCAGGGAACCTATTAGTGACAGTAGTCCTGATAGCAGGAACAAGCTGAAGCATAGTTGGCCACCAGAGAAGAAATGGACAGGGGTTAGTCGTTCAAGTGCACAGCAGGTTAACACTCCGAGACCAATCGTGCCAGTTACTGACACACCAACTCAGGAAAGGTCATTGATTAATCATAGATCAGAAAACCTAGCAGGGAAAAATACACCAAAGAGAAACCAGGTGGAAGTAAGGAAAGAGGTGCTTTCAGAACAGGACAAGATACACCCTACTGCTACAGCTTCAGGAAGAAGGGAAATATCAAAAACAGATGTGATTGACTCACCTGAGGCACCTCGTACAGAGAAGACCAGACCATGGAGTGTTTCATCCAAAAGAGCCCTCTTTCAACAGGAAACAGTTACCACAGTGAAAACCGTTGTCTCTTCATCTCGTACAATGCCAGGAAGCTCGGTCACcaccacaaaacagaaaacagagCAGGTTAAGTCAACGCCATCAGCAGTAAAGAAATACATTTCAATTTCTGATGGAAAGACTGATTCTGCGGGGAAAACTAAAAAGTCTGTTCGGTTTTCACCAAGCCTTGATGATGATCTTGACAAAGAAGACAGTCCATCTGCCTCTGAGTTGAATTCAGATAGagaaaatcaaaatcaaaatggTCACCCAGGTTATGCTTCTGTTGAGGAGATAGATAACAATATCACAATGAAGCAAGGTCATTTGTCAGTTGAGGCAGAGGAAAGAGAAGTACAAAGTGAGGCGATTTATAATCCATATCAATATAATTCCCATGAAAATATTACAGATCCCTATGAATACAATTCCCATGAGAAAATGGAAGGACACAATGGTGAACATGTTGACAGTGCTCAAGCATCTGTTGCAGAACATGCAGGTATTGGTGTCAGCCAGGAGAACACACAGTTCGAGGTTCCAGTGGCTGTCAACACAAACAGCGAGAGTCTAAATGGACTATTACTGACCTCTGATATTGTTGATAATCCACATGTTGTCCAAGTAAATTATCATTCAACTCCTGAGGCAAAAACAGTGAATCTCCCAGAACCTGCAGAGATGATGGACATTGGAGCAGAACAAGTTGAACAATCTGATTCTGTTGATCAAAAGGTCAGGGAAAGCGAGCCGAACCTTGAGGAGAAGAATCGTACAAATGCTGAAAATCAACTTGATGGCAGTGATGAAGTACAACAGCAGGAGACAACGGTTGACCAGTCGAAAGGTGTAGGGAGATCCAACTCTTCGAAGAGCTCTGTTAACAAACAGAATGAGAAGACACCTATGAAAAAGGGAGGATCCTGGTCTAACCGAAAAAGTCCTTTGTCAAAACTTTTCACGTCAGGTGGAAATGAAAAAAACAACAAGGCTGAAACTACGGATAAGAAGAAACCTGACGCCAAACCCAGGAGCATCTTGGGAAAACTGTTCCAATCATCACCAGATAAAGGACAGGACTTGAAGAAAACCCAAGAGACCAAAGCAGACACAGAAGATGAAAGGAAAGAAACAGTCAATGTTCAGACAGAAGAGAAACATGTGGAAGGTATGAAGGATGAGGTATTTGATGCAGAAAAAGGAACAGGTGGTGACCTAGCTAAACCCTCACCTTTGGAACAACCAGAGGGTGTAAGTAATGTCATTGAAAACTCCATTTCTGAAGACCTCAATCCATTTAACAGTGTTCTAATTGAAGGTAATACCACGGACACCCTCCCATCACTTGAGTCTACGATTCCTTTGATTGTCCCTGATTTCACAGGTGACAATCTATCACCTGTAGAGCCTAATCTGCTTGCCTCTGAATACATCAACTCTGTGGTGGATGCTGAGGATATGAATCCATTCAGTGACCCCGAGCCAACGTCACAGGGAAGCGAAGTTGAAAGCCTGTCAATTTTCGACACTGCTATGCCTGTCTCCAGTGATCTCAATTCTAGTTCCACTGTTGTGAACGATACAGAGATGACAGTTGCTGACAAAATATTAGAGGCCTCAACCGATCAGACTTTAACTTCTAAGAGTGGTGACGACGTATCCTGTCCAGTTTCTGGACCACTTTGGGACACAGTCGACGACCCTTTTGGAAATGGTGTAAATTCTAGACCAGCTGTCCCACTGACCACTCAGACAAACCCAGACGCATCTCTCAACCTCATGAATCAAACGTCTGGCGTGCTGGGGGTAGAAGAAAATAATCTCAGCGAAGGAGGGCTTTTTAATCTGGGTGGAGAGGTTTCTCAAGAATCTCCCAATCCTTTTGATCCGCCACAACCTCAAGAGGATATATTCATCAATGTCTCAGGAGACACATCATCAACAGTATCTCTGAGCCATGATTTTCTCTCAGCCAGTGCTCCTGTTGCCAATTCCTTCAGCATGTTAGGGTCTCAAATGAAATCTACAGAGAATCAAGATATATTCGGGATTGGTAACGAGTTTATAGTCCCTGACCAAGCAAGGCAGGGTGAAACCAATACCACTGAACAAGAGCACACTGAGATACAGAGCCAAAATCTATTTGATTTAAGTACACCCACACCAATCCAGGCAGTGTCGAACGACGTTGATTTCGACATATTCGGCACAGAGTGTAGTATTAGTATCACTGCTCAATCACCTGCTTCCAATGTGTTCGGCCAAGACGGAGCAGACCCCTTTGCGGATCCTTACACATTTTCTGATGACATCTTTGGGATGAGTAATAATTCAGTCAGTGGAGACACTGTGACAGAGAAGCCCAGTCAAACCAATTCCAACTCTAGCACCTTTGATGATTTCCTAGGGTTAGATACTCCAGAAATTGCCATCACCCCTGTTGCTCCTGCACAAAGCCAGAGTCTATTTACTGATGATACCTTCTCTTCAGAGCCTGTAATGCAGCCATCTTCTGCACCAAGCAATCCCGATATGTTCATGGATGGATTTCTGGATCCTATCGGTGGAAACACTGCAACAACGACAGTGACAGCAACGTCTGCTTCTGACAATAGCTGGATGGATGACTTTTTAGGATAATTAAACACAAAAGACTTTGTTTTAAGTCAgaagtaggcattggtctgaagcctGAAAAATAAAGGATATTCACATGAGCATCACCAGGCCTACTTCACCCATACTCTGCTGAGGTTTTGCTACTACAGTAGCAACgttggtctattgtacttcaaacaatgTGTATTCAGGTTGTTTATGATGCAAAGtttctcaaacagcctaattcatactCAGAGGTGCTCCCACAATGTGATTTGTACCGCATGCAACCTACACTAGTTAGGTACTAGATAGTATGCCTCGATCTGAGAGTAATGCTATATACAGTGAAGTCCTAacatattggcacccttgataaagagcAATAACGACAGTGTAAAATAAATCATTAAAATACCTAAATCCGGCTAAATAAACCGTATGctacaattttatttatttatactaatacaattactCAGCAAAAGAAGGTAATGGTCAACATTATTGACACCCTTAAATATTCTTAGAAAGGAAGtggtcaaaagtttagtatttggtcccatattcatggATTGACtatatcaagcttgtgactctacaaacttgttggatgcatttgagAATGCAatgtgagaaagttacagagggtcaaagatcatgatgctacacccccccccccccctctcaccattaccaataacaggggaggttagcatgtcgtCGGGGGTGTATGATCTTTgatcctctgtaactttctcactcatcattattcacgactCATTCAGGATGATCCGTAAACATGGTAGCATTCACATTAATGTAGACATTTTTTAGAagcatattatattcttatttgcaATAAGAGTGACTtcaaaatgacaatacattaatttaccattcatttatatTGGGCACATAATAATCTGAAAAACAACCAAAacgaactgcaaatgcatccaacaatgTATAACATGAATGTGAAAACACCTTAATTAAATATAAAATCATTTTCTTTGAAGCATTGATCTAGTGATGCAAAAGTATATACTGTCATAATACTCTGTCTTAATCCAAACTGCATTTTAGAATGTGATCGAAAATTATTTTGTTTCTTGTGTTGTCATTTATAACATTGAATTATGATAAATGTGTAATAAAATACTGTTTCTAACAGATTTCACATAAAATGTATCATATTGCACTTTATAATGCAAATTATATCCTAAACACTGACATAAAACCTTTATTAAAGACATGATGTAATGAACAGAATGCCACAGTTTTTTGTCCAATCATCTTTAATGATTCTGCATACCGTTTAGCCCATCTTCTTTTCAGGTTATTTATAGTGAATTAATCT contains:
- the xirp1 gene encoding xin actin-binding repeat-containing protein 1 isoform X3, translated to MAEKSPKNTVSEAGHEEDDLPLPPPPPIPPRPQNYEESPAVCGPNQAFIPVPPPKETFSTFYQQRQKNELKRLFKHIHPDLRENINDVVDDELVAAMQSGGAQTAADAGYQGEVQSMRWIFENWTLDNIGDHPHMTKKLLEDETLQGGDVRGTSSMFEHCIVDGTQQIVQRQSSVRGDVRTSTWLFETQPMDTLNKLQPEEAELVEAVLKEPMQIGDVRGTRLLFESKPLDALGRCSSVEDQSFLKLKSELQEQKGDVRKTVKLFQADPCCALRDASGNIHKIKSICREEICSSNISTARWLFETKPLDIINKGTSGMQIIRGISLEEGQKGGVDRKRWMFETQPFNSIREEGIEDRFQGTVVEVVPDADVGNKLKMFETQPLAALKGDSTEVALEKEEILGGDVKSSLWLFETQPMETLKECYEVGHLKKVILSTDEQGEVKGKKHMFENYNIRKENLVGEEIPSKDHEIEKGDVKSYKHLFETIPLCNITQSQEEVLNGNTENDITAGDVKGNRTLFETTPLYAIKDCTGNFHEVTTVNREECIKGSVQNYKWMFETKPIDQFEEGNKNVEVIKGITRQEDRSGDVKMTKWLFETQTIDGIHSKFNQSEQQHNSTEQQKETRKGDVKTCKWLFETQPVDILYDKSEKIPDKEEEIENTNVKSVTWLFESQPLDSIKDSEEQSFKLCSTIQDGVKAEVGVKTVKHLFETETLDRIRKDTDTEQDVRYVSELHVQSGDVSRVKEIFESKSLDEIGSESIKVCDEDESIQKGSVRKCTWLFENRPINTINDKEENGPDMHCVNDIEGGDVHNKKFIFETFSLDKIHDKDQFLEHKSESVEKPVSNVDVKSSTMLFESQPLYAIRDKEGQFHEVTTVQKEEVMSGDVRGARWMFETKPLDAIKAEKEIYVIRAVTQEDVKKGDVKSARWKFETQPLDSLTAKEEDEEPTVKVVEDFGNRTVKLNKQLFESDQSASKKCVRMVSVTDIQQGDVRTSTWLFENQPIDRLKGEPEEQGPVQMVHREDNQKGEVKRCTWLFESQTLDKIKDPESNVNAAQVIEEEIPKADVKSTTWLFETTPLDKIVTVESVIDTLSRLHQLEFIHSSGILIEAKEVTNVNMVKYQFIKTEGAQIQKEEIVEGNIRNIMLQLLSRSTLKPQITLLKEVEQGKVQTTVLEVAVNQPASTNQDNDQSVQKLIESLLVQDKLMKKGIIMQESEGGHVEMTVYLLLCQTKMDSQEITRGDVKSTIGNLLATANNQRTTASCRLDENEKGNVDLYRSCIEKGDLQKLKSLQIQQSELDELDLMTKEQIEIVQGDVKEAKKNLQKQKDQVERTISDVLPGDVKNAKRVFSTEGSIDLSVENCISKEEIIRGDISSAKQQLALKQTLSMEKEEIVAGDIKATLQSLERAKQQSMHLERDTITPGTIYDMDLATQGPESEGNQTQKEEIVSGDVKAAKQSLELAKNQSLCVERDIIVPGKIYNVNISSQGQSSTTVRQSASSSTSRGQRITTTFRKVSDAERDQEKIEACQQGYVSRSSDVIHVSTADSPPAVSGSTQTHPYVNSEFDDIERTGTEEAEAEVVRGDIKAAIRSLHSAATEQRPLVDKQEIVRGNMQMALQYLEKSSINVSKGDYKAAMLYRNSGYAGSRKKRDAETVKKQCVVVSMPPSDTELSPSVSVTLGEPPASAAQTSATVTFTNLDENPKTPSTEALRPPPLPPKANDKTQYQKPALPPKPQCSKQTPSDATDNPTPPPKTPSPIKGNQQSPVIPPKMKPGNPSPPPLPQKPSSNRQQTTKDSQPKCTKKAKQNSPQASATNNIPAEYKKSGQLKQKREQKNIGTTLAVDHHSAMSNGIKNEMDRNVIQKINAAKEIRMCMQSYTEDGDVQQEINTDFQVAIQNFRGKEKNVVDTAPVLPNKIKVIREKVNQEKQVTKNTNIQQEINPSTVQQGRADIHNQGCNTDLQEPYSPTTTDRLSMSQHNSDKLPGGASITVTSCQEEHHQRPEDKVVLRKKKEKKETEDQRRQRLSVHKDDIMRGNVKAAMEIFENLRKREELKTILSQVQEIEGETREVDVSSLKSLFENVPAWIVTPCKHTKQSHTKGEKKVEIESVSNDMESGSSVETVFGDLEKASKDIMHLKEQTLAKLIDIEEAIRKALYSVSNLKSEADIAGLSGLFNESLQTEQSHQPTNNIRKISIASTKATKAKTEPVREASEGKTKGVSGSSERSESTSLSPVLDKPQIKQSSTSPSSPSFISIHSAARKPVEQPKSSQPQFSSFKPKPERCPSPSSHGANGDLGQQSASDSPNHFYSPASPRRKVSILEVQTVPETVPAGIIGTKTVSEKYEEMDCFGNTFVSSKTSTFVTKHSEKFGVVTSPTRYEVVTSPIMQRSGHPFSENAKEGGTVFVTFGQPKPGKL
- the xirp1 gene encoding xin actin-binding repeat-containing protein 1 isoform X2 translates to METMNTLRKSQSLRSLSGFGVKERSWETSKSSLWDNKKSVSQLVQHYQSCVELSTSETKEEKIKASLSFSSPREEMSVGLVSPWRRLESRGDQVDRLGTDSGSFLLSRSRSMDHLPQRDRAPEGTSALRALFESKATLQEDFYSSTILNIASPASRMVAGIQSSEMEKDRPLGARRGYSTEETNGRKDNTQRAVQGERRKTISGVPESSVRGSRITTPDDKRSLQLSYRDTPSRQGRDRERTSSSVRDRSALYLSRVAAAESPGSSTHTKSISSSGKRTTGSKMAEKSPKNTVSEAGHEEDDLPLPPPPPIPPRPQNYEESPAVCGPNQAFIPVPPPKETFSTFYQQRQKNELKRLFKHIHPDLRENINDVVDDELVAAMQSGGAQTAADAGYQGEVQSMRWIFENWTLDNIGDHPHMTKKLLEDETLQGGDVRGTSSMFEHCIVDGTQQIVQRQSSVRGDVRTSTWLFETQPMDTLNKLQPEEAELVEAVLKEPMQIGDVRGTRLLFESKPLDALGRCSSVEDQSFLKLKSELQEQKGDVRKTVKLFQADPCCALRDASGNIHKIKSICREEICSSNISTARWLFETKPLDIINKGTSGMQIIRGISLEEGQKGGVDRKRWMFETQPFNSIREEGIEDRFQGTVVEVVPDADVGNKLKMFETQPLAALKGDSTEVALEKEEILGGDVKSSLWLFETQPMETLKECYEVGHLKKVILSTDEQGEVKGKKHMFENYNIRKENLVGEEIPSKDHEIEKGDVKSYKHLFETIPLCNITQSQEEVLNGNTENDITAGDVKGNRTLFETTPLYAIKDCTGNFHEVTTVNREECIKGSVQNYKWMFETKPIDQFEEGNKNVEVIKGITRQEDRSGDVKMTKWLFETQTIDGIHSKFNQSEQQHNSTEQQKETRKGDVKTCKWLFETQPVDILYDKSEKIPDKEEEIENTNVKSVTWLFESQPLDSIKDSEEQSFKLCSTIQDGVKAEVGVKTVKHLFETETLDRIRKDTDTEQDVRYVSELHVQSGDVSRVKEIFESKSLDEIGSESIKVCDEDESIQKGSVRKCTWLFENRPINTINDKEENGPDMHCVNDIEGGDVHNKKFIFETFSLDKIHDKDQFLEHKSESVEKPVSNVDVKSSTMLFESQPLYAIRDKEGQFHEVTTVQKEEVMSGDVRGARWMFETKPLDAIKAEKEIYVIRAVTQEDVKKGDVKSARWKFETQPLDSLTAKEEDEEPTVKVVEDFGNRTVKLNKQLFESDQSASKKCVRMVSVTDIQQGDVRTSTWLFENQPIDRLKGEPEEQGPVQMVHREDNQKGEVKRCTWLFESQTLDKIKDPESNVNAAQVIEEEIPKADVKSTTWLFETTPLDKIVTVESVIDTLSRLHQLEFIHSSGILIEAKEVTNVNMVKYQFIKTEGAQIQKEEIVEGNIRNIMLQLLSRSTLKPQITLLKEVEQGKVQTTVLEVAVNQPASTNQDNDQSVQKLIESLLVQDKLMKKGIIMQESEGGHVEMTVYLLLCQTKMDSQEITRGDVKSTIGNLLATANNQRTTASCRLDENEKGNVDLYRSCIEKGDLQKLKSLQIQQSELDELDLMTKEQIEIVQGDVKEAKKNLQKQKDQVERTISDVLPGDVKNAKRVFSTEGSIDLSVENCISKEEIIRGDISSAKQQLALKQTLSMEKEEIVAGDIKATLQSLERAKQQSMHLERDTITPGTIYDMDLATQGPESEGNQTQKEEIVSGDVKAAKQSLELAKNQSLCVERDIIVPGKIYNVNISSQGQSSTTVRQSASSSTSRGQRITTTFRKVSDAERDQEKIEACQQGYVSRSSDVIHVSTADSPPAVSGSTQTHPYVNSEFDDIERTGTEEAEAEVVRGDIKAAIRSLHSAATEQRPLVDKQEIVRGNMQMALQYLEKSSINVSKGDYKAAMLYRNSGYAGSRKKRDAETVKKQCVVVSMPPSDTELSPSVSVTLGEPPASAAQTSATVTFTNLDENPKTPSTEALRPPPLPPKANDKTQYQKPALPPKPQCSKQTPSDATDNPTPPPKTPSPIKGNQQSPVIPPKMKPGNPSPPPLPQKPSSNRQQTTKDSQPKCTKKAKQNSPQASATNNIPAEYKKSGQLKQKREQKNIGTTLAVDHHSAMSNGIKNEMDRNVIQKINAAKEIRMCMQSYTEDGDVQQEINTDFQVAIQNFRGKEKNVVDTAPVLPNKIKVIREKVNQEKQVTKNTNIQQEINPSTVQQGRADIHNQGCNTDLQEPYSPTTTDRLSMSQHNSDKLPGGASITVTSCQEEHHQRPEDKVVLRKKKEKKETEDQRRQRLSVHKDDIMRGNVKAAMEIFENLRKREELKTILSQVQEIEGETREVDVSSLKSLFENVPAWIVTPCKHTKQSHTKGEKKVEIESVSNDMESGSSVETVFGDLEKASKDIMHLKEQTLAKLIDIEEAIRKALYSVSNLKSEADIAGLSGLFNESLQTEQSHQPTNNIRKISIASTKATKAKTEPVREASEGKTKGVSGSSERSESTSLSPVLDKPQIKQSSTSPSSPSFISIHSAARKPVEQPKSSQPQFSSFKPKPERCPSPSSHGANGDLGQQSASDSPNHFYSPASPRRKVSILEVQTVPETVPAGIIGTKTVSEKYEEMDCFGNTFVSSKTSTFVTKHSEKFGVVTSPTRYEVVTSPIMQRSGHPFSENAKEGGTVFVTFGQPKPGKL